One genomic segment of Micromonospora sp. WMMC415 includes these proteins:
- the lpdA gene encoding dihydrolipoyl dehydrogenase, protein MSEPNQTFDIVILGGGSGGYATALRAAQLGLSVALVEKGKLGGTCLHNGCIPTKALLHAAEIADQTRESEQFGVKAELVGIDMAAVNSYKDGVVSRLYKGLQGLVGGAKNITFVAGAGKLVAPNAVEVDGKRYTGRNVVLASGSYAKSLPGLEIDGERVITSDHALTLDRVPSSVIVLGGGVIGVEFASVWKSFGVDVTIVEALPRLVAAEDEESSKALERAFRKRKINFKVGKPFEKVEKTDNGVKVTIAGGDTVEAELLLVAVGRGPNTANLGYEEQGVKMDRGYVLTDERLRTNVPNVYAVGDIVPGLQLAHRGFQQGIFVAEEIAGQTPAVIDEAGIPRVTYSDPELASVGLTEAKAKEQYGADKIKTYNYNLGGNGKSQILKTTGFVKLVRVEDGPVVGVHMVGARVGELIGEAQLIYNWEAYPAEVAQLVHAHPTQNEALGEAHLALAGKPLHAHA, encoded by the coding sequence GTGAGCGAGCCGAACCAGACCTTCGACATCGTCATCCTCGGAGGTGGCAGCGGCGGCTACGCGACGGCGCTGCGCGCCGCCCAGCTGGGCCTCTCCGTCGCGCTGGTCGAGAAGGGCAAGCTCGGCGGCACCTGCCTGCACAACGGTTGCATCCCGACCAAGGCGCTGCTGCACGCGGCGGAGATCGCCGACCAGACCCGCGAGTCGGAGCAGTTCGGTGTCAAGGCCGAGCTGGTCGGCATCGACATGGCGGCGGTCAACTCGTACAAGGACGGGGTCGTCTCGCGGCTGTACAAGGGCCTGCAGGGTCTGGTGGGCGGCGCGAAGAACATCACCTTCGTGGCCGGCGCCGGCAAGCTGGTCGCGCCGAACGCCGTCGAGGTCGACGGCAAGCGCTACACCGGCCGCAACGTGGTCCTGGCCTCCGGCTCGTACGCGAAGAGCCTGCCCGGCCTGGAGATCGACGGTGAGCGGGTCATCACGAGCGACCACGCCCTGACCCTGGACCGGGTCCCGTCGTCGGTGATCGTGCTCGGCGGCGGCGTGATCGGCGTCGAGTTCGCCAGCGTGTGGAAGTCCTTCGGCGTGGACGTCACGATCGTCGAGGCGCTGCCGCGGCTGGTCGCCGCCGAGGACGAGGAGTCGTCGAAGGCGCTGGAGCGGGCCTTCCGCAAGCGGAAGATCAACTTCAAGGTCGGCAAGCCGTTCGAGAAGGTCGAGAAGACCGACAACGGCGTCAAGGTGACGATCGCCGGCGGCGACACCGTCGAGGCCGAGCTGCTGCTGGTCGCCGTCGGCCGCGGCCCCAACACCGCCAACCTCGGGTACGAGGAGCAGGGCGTGAAGATGGACCGCGGCTACGTGCTGACCGACGAGCGGCTGCGCACGAACGTGCCGAACGTCTACGCCGTCGGCGACATCGTGCCCGGCCTCCAGCTCGCCCACCGGGGCTTCCAGCAGGGCATCTTCGTCGCCGAGGAGATCGCCGGGCAGACCCCGGCCGTGATCGACGAGGCCGGCATCCCGCGGGTCACCTACTCCGACCCGGAGCTGGCGTCGGTCGGCCTGACCGAGGCGAAGGCCAAGGAGCAGTACGGCGCCGACAAGATCAAGACCTACAACTACAACCTGGGCGGCAACGGCAAGAGCCAGATCCTCAAGACCACCGGTTTCGTGAAGCTGGTGCGGGTCGAGGACGGGCCGGTCGTCGGCGTGCACATGGTCGGCGCCCGGGTCGGTGAGCTGATCGGCGAGGCCCAGCTCATCTACAACTGGGAGGCGTACCCGGCCGAGGTGGCGCAGCTCGTGCACGCCCACCCGACGCAGAACGAGGCCCTGGGCGAGGCGCACCTGGCCCTCGCCGGCAAGCCGCTGCACGCGCACGCCTGA
- a CDS encoding leucyl aminopeptidase, with amino-acid sequence MTPPSTTTLSLVDTDPAELAVDAIVIGVHSQTGEPAASSGHAATLLLASGAESIAAAFDGKLTETLALLGATGRPGEVIKLATLGTVTAPVVAAVGLGPEPTGAAPAPEALRRAAGAAVRSLAGASRVALALPLPDDTDAPAALRAVAEGALLGGYRFAGYKTRPQPARREPVAEVLVSVPDAGDAVATAEVARAQAVTDAVRRTRDWVNTAPNDLRPPAFADAVAAAAREAGLAVEVLDEAALREGGYGGIVAVGQGSEAPPRLVRISYTPAGGGTGKRVALVGKGITFDTGGISIKPAQGMWEMKSDMAGAAAVAAAMLAVAALKPSVPVTAYLPMAENMPSGTSYRPGDVITMFDGKRVEVLNTDAEGRMILADAIARACADGCDYLFETSTLTGGQVIALGKRVAGVMGTPELCDRVKVAGDAVGEPAWPMPLPDDVRKGMDSDVADISQVNAGMDRAGHMLQGGVFLREFVTADVSWAHIDIAGPSYHSGEPTGYWTKGGTGVPVRTLLHLIEDVAANG; translated from the coding sequence GTGACACCGCCCAGCACCACCACCCTGAGTTTGGTCGACACCGACCCCGCCGAACTCGCCGTCGACGCCATCGTCATCGGTGTGCACAGCCAGACCGGCGAGCCGGCCGCCAGCAGCGGCCACGCCGCCACCCTGCTGCTGGCCAGCGGCGCGGAGAGCATCGCCGCGGCCTTCGACGGAAAGCTGACCGAGACGCTGGCGCTGCTCGGTGCGACCGGCCGCCCCGGCGAGGTGATCAAGCTCGCCACGCTCGGCACGGTCACCGCCCCGGTGGTCGCCGCGGTGGGCCTCGGGCCGGAGCCGACCGGCGCCGCCCCCGCCCCGGAGGCCCTGCGCCGGGCGGCCGGCGCGGCCGTTCGGTCCCTGGCGGGCGCCTCCCGGGTGGCCCTGGCCCTGCCGCTGCCGGACGACACCGACGCGCCGGCGGCGCTGCGGGCGGTCGCGGAGGGCGCCCTGCTCGGCGGCTACCGGTTCGCCGGCTACAAGACCCGCCCCCAGCCCGCCCGCCGGGAGCCGGTGGCCGAGGTGCTGGTGTCGGTGCCGGACGCGGGCGACGCGGTCGCCACGGCCGAGGTGGCCCGGGCGCAGGCGGTGACCGACGCGGTGCGCCGCACCCGGGACTGGGTGAACACCGCCCCGAACGACCTGCGCCCGCCGGCGTTCGCCGACGCCGTGGCCGCCGCCGCTCGCGAGGCCGGCCTGGCGGTCGAGGTTCTCGACGAGGCGGCACTGCGCGAGGGCGGGTACGGCGGCATCGTCGCCGTCGGCCAGGGCTCGGAGGCCCCGCCGCGGCTGGTGCGGATCAGCTACACCCCGGCCGGCGGCGGCACCGGCAAGCGGGTCGCGCTGGTCGGCAAGGGCATCACCTTCGACACCGGCGGCATCTCGATCAAGCCCGCCCAGGGCATGTGGGAGATGAAGTCCGACATGGCGGGCGCCGCCGCCGTGGCCGCCGCCATGCTGGCGGTCGCCGCGCTCAAGCCGTCCGTGCCGGTGACCGCGTACCTGCCGATGGCGGAGAACATGCCGTCGGGCACGTCGTACCGGCCGGGCGACGTGATCACCATGTTCGACGGCAAGCGGGTCGAGGTGCTGAACACCGACGCCGAGGGCCGGATGATCCTCGCCGACGCGATCGCCCGCGCCTGCGCCGACGGCTGCGACTACCTCTTCGAGACCTCCACCCTGACCGGCGGCCAGGTCATCGCCCTCGGCAAGAGGGTGGCCGGCGTGATGGGCACCCCGGAGCTGTGCGACCGGGTGAAGGTGGCCGGCGACGCGGTCGGCGAGCCGGCCTGGCCGATGCCGCTGCCGGACGACGTGCGCAAGGGCATGGACTCCGACGTCGCGGACATCTCCCAGGTCAACGCCGGCATGGACCGGGCGGGTCACATGCTCCAGGGCGGGGTGTTCCTGCGCGAGTTCGTCACCGCGGACGTGTCGTGGGCGCACATCGACATCGCCGGGCCGAGCTACCACTCCGGCGAGCCGACCGGCTACTGGACCAAGGGCGGCACCGGCGTCCCGGTCCGCACCCTGCTGCACCTGATCGAGGACGTCGCCGCCAACGGCTGA
- the gcvT gene encoding glycine cleavage system aminomethyltransferase GcvT, whose amino-acid sequence MTDVTSGAAETRLRRSPLHDRHTAAGAKFAPFGGWEMPLEYAGGGVLKEHTAVRTSVGVFDVSHLGKARVTGPGAADFVNACLSNDLGRIGPGRAQYTLCCDDATGGVVDDIIAYLHGDDHVFLVPNAANTAEVVRRLRAAAPPSVTVSDEHEAYAVLAVQGPRSADLLGALGLPTEHGYMSFSTATLAGAELTVCRTGYTGELGYELVVPAGDAVAVWDALFAAGEAYELRACGLAARDTLRTEMGYPLHGQDLSLDITPVQARSGWAVGWDKPAFWGRDALLAEKAAGPRRALRGLAAVDRAIPRPGMAVYVGDTRVGTITSGTFSPTRKQGIALALIDTAPNLTDDTEVEVDIRGRRASMRLTRPPFVNPSVR is encoded by the coding sequence ATGACCGACGTGACCTCCGGCGCTGCCGAGACCCGGCTCCGCCGTTCCCCGCTGCACGACCGGCACACCGCCGCCGGCGCCAAGTTCGCCCCGTTCGGCGGGTGGGAGATGCCGCTGGAGTACGCCGGCGGCGGCGTGCTCAAGGAGCACACCGCGGTGCGCACCTCGGTCGGCGTCTTCGACGTGTCCCACCTGGGCAAGGCTCGGGTGACCGGTCCCGGCGCGGCAGACTTCGTCAACGCCTGCCTGAGCAACGACCTGGGCCGCATCGGGCCGGGCCGGGCGCAGTACACGCTCTGCTGCGACGACGCCACCGGCGGCGTGGTGGACGACATCATCGCCTACCTGCACGGCGACGACCACGTCTTCCTCGTCCCGAACGCCGCGAACACCGCCGAGGTCGTGCGCCGCCTGCGCGCCGCCGCGCCGCCGTCGGTCACGGTCAGCGACGAGCACGAGGCGTACGCGGTCCTCGCCGTGCAGGGCCCGCGCTCGGCCGACCTGCTCGGCGCCCTGGGCCTGCCCACCGAGCACGGGTACATGAGCTTCTCGACCGCCACCCTCGCCGGCGCCGAGCTGACCGTCTGCCGCACCGGCTACACCGGGGAACTGGGGTACGAGCTGGTCGTGCCCGCGGGCGACGCGGTCGCCGTGTGGGACGCGCTGTTCGCCGCCGGGGAGGCGTACGAGCTGCGGGCCTGCGGCCTGGCGGCCCGGGACACGCTGCGCACCGAGATGGGGTACCCGCTGCACGGGCAGGACCTGTCGCTGGACATCACCCCGGTGCAGGCCCGCTCGGGCTGGGCGGTGGGCTGGGACAAGCCCGCCTTCTGGGGCCGGGACGCGCTGCTCGCGGAGAAGGCCGCCGGCCCCCGGCGGGCGCTGCGCGGCCTGGCGGCGGTCGACCGCGCCATCCCGCGCCCCGGCATGGCCGTGTACGTCGGCGACACCCGGGTCGGCACCATCACCAGCGGCACCTTCAGCCCGACGCGCAAGCAGGGCATCGCCCTGGCGTTGATCGACACGGCCCCCAACCTGACGGACGACACCGAGGTCGAGGTGGACATCCGTGGCCGCCGCGCGTCGATGCGCCTGACCCGCCCCCCGTTCGTGAACCCCTCGGTCCGCTGA
- a CDS encoding DUF2314 domain-containing protein: MLITDDFLPVPVPESLSATYLVPMAGLPAVGTKTAVQRLAGRLAEPVHGLARQMLDSPLMSVDTRPVDEFPELPPDLLTAFGATEAQLARLAAATHLVVVQAEYRPGWPPAHEWAARAVAAAVADTVGGDVVDVFGLQFLDPATALRSLPDAQGRIRLVDWVLVPYSSDAEGLWFTTKGLRRFGLLELQAQGVPDHLTRAWGAVMTGAARRLLRDWTDGLAGEEVPAFVQLPVLATVTGHDIAVAYGNPEQHGATAPVLLRLELDPATDPEADSFLSLRPPAGHPGPDGRYYAAACATLFNGIQPDVRYARPGDAMSRAVATARASLGDIRARFLAGQLPPETQLVVKYGLSGDDGPEYVWAGVTSWAVPERIEGASASDANTDPTVRIGSPVVVEATDVVDWAVLDGTGVIEGGWTQAVLDAGERPTPPL; encoded by the coding sequence ATGCTCATCACGGACGACTTCCTGCCGGTACCGGTCCCCGAGTCGCTGAGCGCGACCTACCTGGTGCCGATGGCCGGGTTGCCGGCGGTGGGCACGAAGACGGCGGTGCAGCGGCTCGCCGGGCGGCTGGCCGAGCCGGTGCACGGGCTCGCGCGGCAGATGCTGGACAGCCCGCTGATGAGCGTGGACACCCGGCCGGTCGACGAGTTCCCCGAGCTGCCGCCGGACCTGCTGACGGCGTTCGGCGCGACCGAGGCGCAGCTGGCCCGGCTGGCGGCGGCGACCCACCTGGTGGTGGTGCAGGCCGAGTACCGGCCGGGGTGGCCGCCGGCGCACGAGTGGGCGGCCCGGGCGGTGGCCGCCGCGGTCGCCGACACGGTCGGCGGCGACGTGGTGGACGTCTTCGGGCTCCAGTTCCTGGACCCGGCGACCGCGCTGCGGTCGCTGCCGGACGCGCAGGGGCGGATCCGGCTGGTCGACTGGGTGCTGGTGCCGTACTCGTCGGACGCCGAGGGGCTGTGGTTCACCACGAAGGGGCTGCGGCGCTTCGGCCTGCTGGAGCTTCAGGCGCAGGGGGTGCCCGACCATCTCACCAGGGCGTGGGGCGCGGTGATGACCGGGGCGGCGCGCCGGCTGCTGCGGGACTGGACGGACGGCCTGGCCGGCGAGGAGGTGCCGGCGTTCGTGCAGTTGCCGGTGCTGGCCACCGTCACCGGGCACGACATCGCGGTGGCGTACGGCAACCCGGAGCAGCACGGGGCGACCGCGCCGGTGCTGCTCCGGCTGGAACTGGACCCGGCGACCGACCCGGAGGCCGACTCGTTCCTCAGCCTGCGCCCGCCCGCCGGGCACCCCGGCCCGGACGGTCGCTACTACGCCGCCGCCTGCGCCACGCTCTTCAACGGCATCCAGCCGGACGTGCGGTACGCGCGGCCCGGGGACGCGATGAGCCGTGCGGTCGCCACCGCCCGCGCCTCGCTGGGCGACATCCGGGCGCGGTTCCTCGCCGGGCAGCTACCGCCGGAGACGCAGCTCGTGGTCAAGTACGGGCTGTCGGGTGACGACGGCCCCGAGTACGTCTGGGCCGGGGTGACCTCCTGGGCCGTGCCGGAGCGGATCGAGGGTGCGAGCGCCAGCGACGCGAACACCGACCCGACCGTCCGGATCGGCTCCCCGGTGGTGGTGGAGGCGACCGACGTGGTCGACTGGGCGGTCCTCGACGGCACCGGCGTCATCGAGGGCGGCTGGACCCAGGCCGTCCTGGACGCCGGCGAACGCCCCACCCCACCCCTCTAA
- a CDS encoding adenosylcobinamide-GDP ribazoletransferase, protein MPADSRLAAGVRLALTTFTTLPVRAGRIDRAVAGTAMALAPAVGALLGAALAGVLLLVGALAPPLVAAGVTVAAGALLTRGLHLDGLADTVDALGSYRRGAAALEIMKKPDVGPFGVVALVVVLLVQAAALADLAGRSGPAVLAAVVTATAAGRLGVAVACRRGVPAARPEGLGALVAGTVGPLALAAGAAAVGLVAVAAVPGRPWQGPLAVAVALAVAVGLLRHVVRRLGGVTGDVLGATVEVVTTLTYLGLVLSG, encoded by the coding sequence GTGCCGGCTGACTCGCGGCTCGCCGCCGGGGTGCGGCTGGCGCTGACCACGTTCACCACGCTGCCGGTGCGCGCCGGCCGGATCGACCGGGCGGTCGCGGGCACCGCGATGGCGCTCGCTCCCGCCGTCGGCGCGCTGCTCGGCGCCGCCCTCGCCGGGGTGCTGCTGCTCGTCGGCGCGCTCGCGCCGCCGCTGGTGGCGGCCGGCGTCACGGTCGCCGCCGGCGCGCTGCTCACCCGGGGCCTGCACCTCGACGGGCTGGCCGACACCGTGGACGCGCTCGGGTCGTACCGGCGGGGAGCGGCCGCGCTGGAGATCATGAAGAAGCCGGACGTGGGCCCGTTCGGGGTGGTCGCGCTGGTGGTCGTACTCCTCGTGCAGGCGGCGGCGCTCGCGGACCTGGCCGGGCGGTCGGGGCCCGCGGTGCTGGCGGCGGTGGTGACCGCGACCGCCGCCGGCCGGCTCGGGGTCGCGGTGGCCTGCCGGCGCGGGGTGCCCGCGGCCCGGCCGGAGGGCCTGGGCGCGCTGGTCGCCGGCACCGTCGGGCCGCTCGCGCTGGCCGCCGGCGCGGCCGCCGTCGGGCTGGTGGCGGTCGCGGCCGTGCCGGGCCGGCCGTGGCAGGGGCCGCTCGCCGTCGCCGTCGCCCTCGCCGTCGCGGTGGGGCTGCTGCGGCACGTGGTACGCCGCCTCGGCGGCGTCACCGGCGACGTGCTGGGCGCGACGGTGGAGGTGGTCACCACGCTGACCTACCTGGGACTGGTGTTGTCCGGCTGA
- a CDS encoding bifunctional adenosylcobinamide kinase/adenosylcobinamide-phosphate guanylyltransferase, whose amino-acid sequence MSVDGWNTVLVLGGIRSGKSEFAESLVADAPLVRYVATAADAGDDEEWAARLAAHRARRPETWTTEETAGDPRRLADVISAAGSHETLLVDDLGGWVTVLLDPAHQPADDTATVAELAEAVRSCRARLVVVSPEVGLSLVPTTTLGRAFTDALGAANRAVADACDAVVLVVAGQPAWLKPAAPAAPGPPPSVTVGAAGAPTLDGGAGEPTDETEVTPRGEPAALPEVLTPTAPAGPADDGGTAWAAPTMALPMVATGLVIQPGMELPMPDEYAGPQAVDRLATLDVPGAGFGVLDRVVGFAAATQGTPTPVPWGPVRALLVHGDHAGGAAAGTVPGDSTRRAQDARAGRGALARLAAESGASLQVVDAPTAGPIEVEPALALDQVESALRQGWRLAEQAADDGVRLLVLGACGAGTEAAAAAVLAATAGAEPPTVLGRVLTDAGEYDDASWMVRCAAVRDALHRSRHSPRGAKDILAELGGGDIAVATGVLLGATARRLPVLLDGPVGVAAGLVSRDLAGQARHWCLLADHGGHPAVRLAADVLGLTPLLDLRLDLGEGANALVALPLLRSVLGLAAALPAHPALGGGVPDETEPETGEPDAEEPDFHEPEPAGPGPTTTEPDVHEPEPAGPGPTTTEPRAASLDPSGWRAG is encoded by the coding sequence ATGTCCGTTGACGGGTGGAACACGGTCCTGGTGCTCGGCGGTATCCGGTCCGGCAAGTCCGAGTTCGCCGAGTCCCTGGTCGCCGACGCGCCGCTGGTCCGCTACGTGGCCACCGCCGCCGACGCCGGCGACGACGAGGAGTGGGCGGCGCGGTTGGCGGCCCACCGGGCCCGCCGCCCGGAGACCTGGACCACCGAGGAGACGGCCGGGGACCCGCGTCGGCTGGCGGACGTGATCTCCGCCGCCGGGTCGCACGAGACGCTGCTCGTCGACGACCTGGGCGGCTGGGTGACCGTCCTGCTCGATCCGGCCCACCAGCCGGCCGACGACACCGCCACCGTCGCCGAACTGGCCGAGGCGGTGCGTTCCTGCCGGGCCCGGCTGGTGGTGGTCAGCCCGGAGGTCGGGCTCTCCCTGGTGCCGACCACCACCCTCGGCCGGGCCTTCACCGACGCGCTCGGCGCGGCCAACCGCGCGGTCGCCGACGCCTGCGACGCGGTCGTCCTGGTGGTCGCCGGCCAGCCGGCCTGGCTGAAGCCGGCCGCGCCGGCGGCCCCCGGACCGCCGCCGAGCGTCACCGTGGGAGCGGCGGGCGCCCCCACGCTGGACGGCGGGGCCGGCGAGCCGACCGACGAGACCGAGGTGACGCCGCGCGGGGAGCCGGCGGCGCTGCCCGAGGTGCTGACCCCGACCGCCCCGGCGGGACCCGCCGACGACGGCGGCACCGCCTGGGCGGCCCCGACGATGGCGCTGCCGATGGTCGCCACCGGCCTGGTCATCCAGCCGGGCATGGAACTGCCCATGCCCGACGAGTACGCGGGGCCGCAGGCCGTGGACCGGCTCGCCACCCTGGACGTGCCCGGCGCCGGGTTCGGCGTGCTCGACCGGGTGGTCGGCTTCGCCGCCGCGACGCAGGGCACCCCGACACCGGTGCCCTGGGGCCCGGTGCGGGCACTGCTGGTGCACGGCGACCACGCGGGTGGCGCCGCCGCCGGCACGGTCCCGGGCGACTCCACCCGCCGCGCCCAGGACGCCCGGGCCGGCCGGGGAGCCCTCGCGCGGCTGGCCGCGGAGTCCGGCGCCAGCCTCCAGGTGGTGGACGCGCCGACCGCCGGCCCGATCGAGGTCGAGCCGGCGCTGGCCCTCGACCAGGTCGAGTCGGCGCTGCGCCAGGGCTGGCGGCTGGCCGAGCAGGCCGCCGACGACGGCGTACGGCTGCTGGTGCTGGGCGCGTGCGGCGCCGGCACCGAGGCGGCGGCCGCGGCGGTGCTGGCCGCCACGGCCGGCGCCGAACCGCCCACCGTGCTCGGCCGGGTCCTCACCGACGCGGGCGAGTACGACGACGCCTCCTGGATGGTCCGCTGCGCTGCCGTCCGGGACGCCCTGCACCGCAGCCGGCACTCGCCGCGCGGCGCCAAGGACATCCTGGCCGAGTTGGGCGGCGGCGACATCGCCGTGGCCACCGGCGTGCTGCTCGGCGCGACCGCGCGGCGGCTGCCGGTGCTGCTCGACGGGCCGGTCGGCGTGGCCGCCGGCCTGGTCAGCCGGGACCTGGCCGGTCAGGCCCGGCACTGGTGCCTGCTCGCCGACCACGGCGGGCACCCGGCGGTACGGCTGGCCGCCGACGTGCTCGGCCTGACCCCGCTGCTCGACCTGCGGCTGGACCTGGGCGAGGGCGCGAACGCGCTGGTGGCGCTGCCGCTGCTGCGTTCGGTGCTCGGGCTGGCCGCCGCGCTGCCGGCGCACCCGGCGCTGGGCGGCGGCGTCCCGGACGAGACCGAGCCGGAGACCGGGGAACCCGACGCCGAGGAGCCGGACTTCCACGAGCCGGAACCGGCGGGGCCGGGGCCGACCACGACCGAGCCGGACGTCCACGAGCCGGAACCGGCGGGGCCAGGGCCGACCACCACCGAGCCGCGGGCCGCGTCCCTGGATCCGTCCGGCTGGCGTGCCGGCTGA